Below is a genomic region from Telmatobacter sp. DSM 110680.
TCCTTCCGCGCCCCTTGGGGACCCGTTTTCCCCATCCTCAGCATCATCTTCTGCGTAATGCTCATGATGGGCCTCGAAGTTCTGACCTGGGAAGCCTTCTTCATCTGGCTCTTCACCGGCCTCCTGATCTACTTCTTCTACAGCCGCCACCGCTCAGAATTCGCCCCTCAGCGCTAATCAACAAGTCAGTCTCAATAGTTACCGGAAGCCGCTAGTTCAAAAATCCTAACCGCCTTGTCATCCTGGGCGGAGCAGCTTGGGCCCCCGCGATCGCGCAGCAATCGTGGGGTAAGCGGAGCGAAGGATCTTGCTTTTTGAACTTGAATCTCGCCCTGAATGCCAAGGGGAAAACAACAGAGAATCACCTATTCCTCAAGCGCCGGCAAGCGCTCAAACATAATTTCCTTGACCCGCGATGGACTGATGCCATGGTGGTATTCCATACACAGCGGATGATCGCCGCGTTCCAGGCGAAAATGAGGACGCATCCCCGGCTCTTGAATCAGCACCCACATCTTCAGGTTCAGCGTCTCTGGATAACCCGGAATCTGCGTGCTGAGCCATGAAAACATCGGCGGCAATTCGACGTTACAGTGTTCGTCATCCGCTTTCAGCAGCGCCTCGTAGTTCGCACGACTTAAAGAACCCCATACACCCCAGCAGAAAGAATCTGCTGCACCGATAATCGGCAAGTGAATCAATCCGCGAACGAAAAAGCTCTCGTCGTCGATTGAACAATAATCTGAATCAAGGAATGTCTTGCTTGGTTTTTTCAATCGCCGAGGAACCAGGTTGGTCCATCGACTTGCCTTCTCTTGATTCTTGTCCCAGTAGTGAGGCTCCGAGAATCCGAAATCCAGGCATGGCCCGGTGTGCCACTCATCGCAACTGGCACATTTCCAGCGCAGGTTCAACAGTTCATCGAATGTGACGGTTGGGCGAGTGTTCCGGATACATGACCGCTCATAGCATCCGGAACAGAGCAAAACAATCTTGCACAGTTCGTCTGGAACTTCCTCCCATCCGTCGTGTGCGGCGCGGACAATCTCACAATCATCGCACCATGCGTCAGGGAAGGGATTCTCTTCGGTTGGATCATTACGGTTGAAACCCAACCCAAATGACTCTCCCGTCAGATGCTCGCATGCAAAAGCCTGCTGAGTATCCCCGTGAGTATCACAATGAACTGTCTCGGGCACTTCCGTATGTTCACGGTGACTGCGAGAAAAGTCAACATGACCTGCTAGACGTTCGTACCTCGTCGCGGATAGCCTTCCAACAGATCGTGTCATCCTGAGCGGACCGAAGGATATGCCTTTAGCATCTCTTGAAATCAACGAGCCAGCTCAAAGCGAATTCAAAAACGCAATCAACTGCCGCTTCTCCTTCTCTGTGAAGTTCATCTGAAACCG
It encodes:
- a CDS encoding DUF2199 domain-containing protein: MNLRWKCASCDEWHTGPCLDFGFSEPHYWDKNQEKASRWTNLVPRRLKKPSKTFLDSDYCSIDDESFFVRGLIHLPIIGAADSFCWGVWGSLSRANYEALLKADDEHCNVELPPMFSWLSTQIPGYPETLNLKMWVLIQEPGMRPHFRLERGDHPLCMEYHHGISPSRVKEIMFERLPALEE